CTCACGTTCCGCAGCGTCGGGTGCAGGTGCGTCCTTGCCGGTACTGCCGGCGCCCAGCGCGAGCAACCCGAAACGACGCTGCAGGGCCGGGTCCGGCGCGGACGCGGCCAGCTGCCGCAACAGCGCCACCGGATCGCGCTGGCCCGCCAGGCGGCTGGCGTCCACCTCCCAGCCGTAATCGCCCAGTACCCGCCAGTCGTCCTCGGACACGCGCTGCGGCGACACCACCGCCACCCGCAGCACGTCGGCCACGGCGGTGCGCCGGTTCACCGCCAGGCGCAGCGCCCGGGTCAGCTCGGCGCTGTCGTTGCCGCCGGCCAGCCGGGTGATTTCGTGGCGCTGCGGGTCCAGCACGATGAGCGTCGGATAGCCGCGCACGCCGAACTGCTCGCCCAGTGCCTGCGCACCTTCCGAGTCGCCATCCAGGTACACCGGCACGTACTGCCGGGTGAGCGCGATGAACGCCGGGTCACGGAACAGGGTGGCCTTGAGCTTGTTGCACGGCGGGCACCACACCGCGCCCCAGTACAGCAGCACCGGCTTGCCGCTCTGCTGCGCATCGGCGAAGGCGTCTTCGACATCGCCGTGCCGCCACGCGATCTCCTCGGCAACCGGCGCGGCCTGCGCACTGGCCACCGGGCTGGCGGACGGAGCCTGCTGGCAGGCGGCAAGCGCGGTGCACAGGGCAAGCAGGGTGAAGGGCAGGGCAGCACGCATGGTCAGCATCCACGGCAGGGAGAGGTGCCGCAGCAGCGGCCATGGCGCATTCTAGGAAGGGACGGTGCCCGCATCGCATCGGCCCTGATGCCGATTACTCATCTGTCCAGTCGCGCGGGTGATGACGGCCGCCGCGCGGGGCCGGGCGGGCCTCAGCCGATGCCCAGGCGGTCGTACAAACGCACCAGGTCCACCAGCGTGCGCGCCTGCATCTTGCGCATCACGTTGGCGCGGCGCACCTTCACCGTGATTTCGCTGACCCCCAGCTCGGCGGCGATCTGCTTGTTGAGCCGGCCGCGCACCACGCCGCCGACCACGTCGCGCTCGCCATCGTTGAGCGAGGCCCAACGTTGCCGCAGCACGTCCACGGCGGCGTCATCGCGGCGCCGCTCGCGGTCGCGCTCGATGCCCAGGTGAATCGCGTCCAACAGCTCCTGGTCACGGAACGGCTTGGTCAGGAACTCGATGGCGCCTTCCTTCATGGCCGCCACGCCCATGGCGATGTCGCCGTGGCCGGTGATGAACACCACCGGCAGGTACAGGCCGTGGCTGGCCATCTGCCGGTGGAACTCCAGCCCACTCTGGCCCGGCATGCGCACGTCCAGCACCAGGCAGGCCGGCGCGTCCGCGCGCGGATGCTGCAGGAACGCCGCCACCGAGTCGAAGGCACGCACCTGCATGCCCATCGAGGCCAACAGATCTTCGAGTGCGGCCCGTACCGAATGATCGTCGTCCACCACGTACACGATGGGCCCGGGCGCACCTTCAGGCGGCGTCGACCTAACCATGCGGACCGCCGCCATCGATGGGCATTTCGAACACGAAGCAGGCGCCCCCGTCGG
This is a stretch of genomic DNA from Stenotrophomonas rhizophila. It encodes these proteins:
- a CDS encoding response regulator transcription factor; its protein translation is MVRSTPPEGAPGPIVYVVDDDHSVRAALEDLLASMGMQVRAFDSVAAFLQHPRADAPACLVLDVRMPGQSGLEFHRQMASHGLYLPVVFITGHGDIAMGVAAMKEGAIEFLTKPFRDQELLDAIHLGIERDRERRRDDAAVDVLRQRWASLNDGERDVVGGVVRGRLNKQIAAELGVSEITVKVRRANVMRKMQARTLVDLVRLYDRLGIG